The following coding sequences are from one Nilaparvata lugens isolate BPH chromosome 4, ASM1435652v1, whole genome shotgun sequence window:
- the LOC120350864 gene encoding turripeptide Lol9.1-like, with amino-acid sequence MNSFSLIALFLLGLMAVCISGQYGSVHCRVGCACASDYVPQCGSDRRTYDNECKLRCQQCFIPGLVRLFEGRCEDRLLLAPAAPLIPLVYYPSK; translated from the exons ATGAACAGTTTTTCGCTGATAGCTCTTTTCCTTCTGG GCCTTATGGCAGTATGTATCAGTGGGCAGTATGGGTCAGTGCACTGTCGCGTGGGGTGTGCGTGCGCCAGTGACTATGTGCCTCAGTGTGGTAGTGACCGCAGGACCTATGACAACGAGTGCAAGCTCAGGTGTCAGCAGTGCTTTATACCAG GTTTGGTGAGATTGTTCGAAGGTCGTTGTGAAGATCGTCTTCTCCTAGCTCCAGCTGCTCCTCTCATTCCTCTCGTCTACTACCCATCcaaataa